From one Gemmatimonadota bacterium genomic stretch:
- a CDS encoding PTS system mannose/fructose/sorbose family transporter subunit IID, translated as MGHSFSRTRLLVRSFFIQGSWNYRNLLGTGFAWALRPENGSVSGPEGGPSGRRDTEADEVARAAEPFNTHPYLSPVALGALARMREDGVDPARIRAFRQALRSPLGGLGDGLVWGGWRPACLLGAGCVALLGGGPGVVLATFLVTYNAVHLALRIHGLRVGSDSGLNVAAGISKMGLPAWTERIRAVGVLLLGLALGLLLGRGVGVSELGPAWVAGAIVLFLAGLSGGDLVRRWGPELLFLLILAGTRIPPS; from the coding sequence ATGGGGCATTCGTTCAGTCGGACTCGACTTCTCGTTCGGTCCTTTTTCATCCAGGGATCGTGGAACTACCGGAACCTTCTCGGCACGGGTTTCGCCTGGGCGCTCAGGCCGGAAAACGGGTCGGTTTCGGGGCCGGAGGGAGGTCCCTCGGGTCGCCGGGACACGGAAGCCGACGAGGTGGCAAGGGCCGCGGAGCCCTTCAACACACACCCGTATCTCTCCCCGGTAGCACTCGGAGCGCTCGCCCGCATGCGCGAAGACGGCGTCGATCCGGCGCGGATCCGGGCCTTCCGCCAAGCGCTCCGGAGCCCCCTCGGGGGACTCGGGGACGGCCTCGTTTGGGGAGGATGGCGTCCGGCGTGCCTGCTCGGGGCCGGATGCGTTGCGCTCCTCGGCGGGGGACCGGGAGTCGTGCTGGCCACCTTCCTCGTGACGTACAACGCGGTGCACCTCGCACTTCGTATCCACGGCCTTCGGGTGGGATCGGACTCGGGACTCAACGTGGCCGCGGGAATCAGCAAGATGGGGCTCCCCGCATGGACGGAACGGATCCGTGCGGTGGGGGTCCTTCTCCTCGGCCTGGCGCTCGGGCTCCTTCTGGGCCGGGGAGTGGGGGTTTCGGAGTTGGGTCCAGCCTGGGTCGCGGGTGCGATCGTACTCTTTCTGGCCGGGCTCTCGGGCGGGGATTTGGTCCGCCGCTGGGGGCCGGAGCTCCTCTTCCTGCTCATCCTGGCCGGAACAAGGATCCCGCCGTCCTGA
- a CDS encoding PTS sugar transporter subunit IIC, with the protein MLEPSSWLLLVAVGVAAALDTTSVGQIMISRPLVSGTLAGWVLGDPQTGLLLGGVLEAVHLGGLPMGGARLPEPGPAAIPGVVVAVSLGGSPGLAAGAALGTVWGLLGGGSISLLRRANGRITRPVDEGRSDYRALSLRHWACIALDGTRGAVLTAVGIGMGTALSTRLGGAWWPLGTPDTVALLLLPGALAGGALLRSWSFPRRRALFFLIGALGGVALAVIL; encoded by the coding sequence ATGCTTGAGCCCTCGAGTTGGCTACTTCTCGTCGCCGTCGGAGTGGCGGCTGCTCTCGACACGACCTCGGTTGGACAGATCATGATCTCGCGGCCCCTGGTGTCGGGAACGCTCGCGGGGTGGGTCCTGGGCGACCCTCAGACGGGCCTCCTCCTGGGTGGGGTCCTGGAAGCCGTTCACCTTGGGGGCCTTCCCATGGGCGGCGCCCGACTCCCGGAGCCCGGCCCGGCGGCGATTCCGGGGGTCGTGGTGGCCGTGAGTCTCGGCGGGTCGCCGGGCCTCGCCGCGGGGGCCGCGCTCGGGACGGTGTGGGGCCTGCTCGGTGGCGGATCCATATCGCTCCTGCGCCGGGCGAACGGAAGGATCACCCGTCCGGTGGACGAGGGACGAAGCGACTATCGCGCGCTTTCCCTCCGGCACTGGGCGTGTATCGCGCTCGACGGGACCAGGGGCGCGGTATTGACCGCGGTCGGGATCGGGATGGGCACGGCGCTCTCGACGCGCCTCGGCGGCGCGTGGTGGCCTCTCGGAACTCCGGATACCGTCGCCCTCCTCCTCCTTCCGGGAGCGCTCGCGGGCGGCGCCCTCCTTCGGTCCTGGTCCTTTCCGCGGCGGCGGGCCCTCTTCTTCTTGATCGGCGCGCTCGGCGGAGTGGCTTTGGCGGTCATCCTCTGA
- a CDS encoding HPr family phosphocarrier protein translates to MTDNNIVEGRARVRNRLGLHARPAAEFVKLAARFESEVQLSKEGLAVNGKSIMGVLMLAAERGSELVIRGEGRDAAEAVEALRIFVEQGFKET, encoded by the coding sequence ATGACTGACAATAACATCGTCGAGGGGCGCGCCCGGGTCCGGAATCGACTGGGATTGCACGCGCGTCCGGCGGCGGAGTTCGTGAAGCTCGCGGCTCGATTCGAATCCGAGGTCCAGCTCTCGAAAGAGGGGCTCGCGGTGAACGGGAAGAGCATCATGGGCGTGCTGATGCTCGCAGCCGAGAGGGGGTCCGAGTTGGTCATTCGTGGCGAGGGCCGCGACGCTGCCGAGGCCGTCGAGGCGCTGCGCATCTTCGTGGAACAGGGCTTCAAGGAGACCTGA
- the ptsP gene encoding phosphoenolpyruvate--protein phosphotransferase, which translates to MGRTYEGLPISEGIALGPVRTVRWGVPAVPHLTVAEDGIEAEVERFDEACTWARGRLEEMRELTAGRLGAMEARIFEPQLMMLEDVEVVEPTLLYIRENRLTAARAFEWRMLELQVLWIRTSNPMVLDRLNDLEDLLVRMLHRLLGLPEAGDLVWDGKPAIVVARNLTPSLTAQMDPSRVLGIATELGTRTSHWAILARSLGIPAVGGLVNAFEEAERSREAIVDGRIGRLILDPAERDREIYRERRVQILSWEEDLSEVARLDSVTLDGQPVALRANIDLPSEAVRAKEHGAEGIGLFRTEFHVMGRNSMPEEEEQYQAYRQVVCEFPNYAVFIRTFDLGGDKFPMFLHMPAEENPFLGWRAIRVCLDRLELFRPQLRAILRATAHGDVRILLPLVNDVEEVVRVRELLSEEEESLRKAGIPFYSGYKLGCLVETPAAALDAAELARHCDFFSIGTNDLVQYTLAVDRTNARLADLYNPFHPSVVRQLHQVSRVGRAAGIEVSVCGEMAANPLGAFLLLGLDITALSVAWPALPELKKVVRSVRIEDARAAARKALAAPTSRDVTRALAEGIGPAVDLSAFSGRWSLSLS; encoded by the coding sequence GTGGGCCGGACTTACGAGGGGCTTCCGATCTCGGAAGGGATCGCTCTCGGACCGGTGCGGACGGTCCGCTGGGGGGTGCCCGCTGTTCCGCATCTGACGGTGGCCGAGGACGGAATCGAAGCCGAGGTCGAACGCTTTGACGAGGCATGCACCTGGGCTCGTGGGCGCCTGGAAGAGATGCGGGAGCTGACGGCCGGGAGGCTTGGAGCCATGGAAGCCCGCATCTTCGAGCCGCAACTCATGATGCTCGAAGACGTCGAAGTCGTGGAGCCCACACTTCTCTACATCCGCGAGAACCGGCTCACTGCCGCGCGCGCCTTCGAGTGGCGCATGTTGGAGCTCCAGGTGCTCTGGATCCGGACCTCGAACCCCATGGTTCTCGACCGGCTGAACGACCTCGAGGATCTCCTCGTCCGCATGCTGCATCGCTTGCTCGGGCTCCCCGAGGCCGGAGACCTGGTATGGGATGGAAAACCGGCGATCGTGGTGGCGCGGAACCTCACCCCCTCTTTGACGGCGCAGATGGATCCGTCGCGCGTCCTCGGGATCGCGACCGAGCTCGGAACGCGGACTTCACACTGGGCGATCCTCGCTCGCTCGCTGGGGATTCCCGCGGTCGGAGGACTCGTGAACGCCTTTGAGGAGGCCGAGCGGTCCCGCGAAGCGATCGTGGATGGGCGGATCGGACGGCTGATCCTCGATCCGGCGGAACGCGACCGGGAGATCTACCGGGAACGGAGAGTCCAGATCCTTTCTTGGGAGGAAGATCTCTCGGAGGTCGCGAGGTTGGATTCGGTCACCCTCGACGGGCAGCCCGTGGCCCTCCGGGCGAATATCGACCTCCCCTCGGAGGCAGTCCGCGCGAAGGAGCACGGGGCGGAGGGAATCGGACTTTTTCGCACGGAGTTCCATGTCATGGGGCGGAACTCCATGCCCGAGGAGGAGGAACAGTATCAGGCCTATCGACAGGTCGTCTGCGAATTCCCCAACTACGCCGTTTTTATTAGAACCTTCGACCTCGGGGGGGACAAGTTCCCGATGTTCCTCCACATGCCGGCTGAGGAGAACCCCTTCCTCGGGTGGCGCGCCATCCGGGTCTGCCTCGATCGCCTCGAGCTCTTCCGTCCGCAACTGCGGGCCATTCTGCGCGCGACGGCCCATGGAGACGTTCGTATCCTGCTCCCCCTCGTGAATGACGTCGAGGAGGTCGTGCGTGTGCGGGAGCTCCTCAGCGAAGAGGAGGAGTCGCTCAGGAAGGCGGGAATTCCCTTTTATTCGGGGTACAAGCTGGGTTGCCTCGTGGAGACGCCCGCGGCTGCCCTCGACGCGGCCGAGCTCGCCCGGCACTGCGACTTCTTTTCTATCGGCACGAACGATCTGGTCCAGTACACCCTTGCCGTGGACCGGACGAACGCCCGGCTCGCCGACCTCTACAATCCCTTCCACCCATCGGTCGTGCGCCAGCTCCACCAGGTGTCGCGCGTGGGGCGGGCCGCGGGGATCGAGGTCAGCGTTTGCGGCGAGATGGCGGCGAATCCGCTCGGAGCCTTCCTTCTGCTCGGTCTCGACATTACGGCCCTCTCAGTCGCCTGGCCGGCCCTTCCGGAGTTGAAGAAGGTCGTACGAAGCGTGAGGATCGAGGACGCTCGGGCCGCCGCACGAAAGGCGCTCGCGGCTCCCACCTCTCGAGACGTCACGAGAGCCCTGGCGGAAGGGATCGGGCCGGCCGTGGATCTCTCCGCCTTTTCCGGGCGCTGGAGCCTTTCCCTTTCCTGA